The following is a genomic window from Thermodesulfobacteriota bacterium.
GGCTGGCGGAGGATCGATTGCCAGGATTGATTCCGGAGGTGCGCTAAAAGTCGGTCCAGAGAGCGCAGGCGCTGACCCTGGTCCTTCGTGCTATGGAAAGGGTTCTGAGCCTACTGTGACTGATGCTAATTTAGTTCTGGGAAGAATTAAGCCGGATGCGTTTTTGGGAGGAAGAATGAAATTACATCCCAAAAAATCACATGCGGCTATAAAAAAACTCTCGCGCCGTCTTAAGTTAAGCGTTGAAGAAGTCGCAGAGGGGATTATTAAAGTTGCGAATGCAAATATGGAACGAGCGCTCAGGGTCATTTCAATCGGAAAAGGTTATGACCCAAGGGATTTCGCTCTGCTGTCTTTCGGAGGCGCAGGCGGGCTGCACGCTTGTGAGCTGGCTCAGGCAATGGAGATTAAAACCATAATTTTCCCAAAAGACCCGGGCGTGTTATCAGCGCTTGGAATGCTTACGGCGGACTCATTTAAGGACTACAGTCTGACTGTGTTTTTGAATCAAAATGAAGCTACACTAAAAAAGCTGGAGCACGGTTATTCTGCTCTCAAACAAAAGGCTCAGGCAGATTTTCCTACCCAGACGCTTTCCTACAAATTGTTCTTAGATCTAAGGTATAAAAGGCAGTCGCATGAAATCACAGTGCCCTATAACAAAAATTTTACGGCCGCTTTTCACAAAGAACATAAAAAGATGTATGGATACAGTAAACCAAAAAGTGAGATTGAAGTTATTACACTTAGGTTAAGGGCTATATCAAAAAGTAGAAAGCTGAATATTCCAAATCTAAAGAGTGAGAAAAGAAAGATATCTCCAAGGAAAATAAAAATTATTTATGACGGGAAGAAATTAACTGTAAATGAATATATGAGAGATAAACTTTACTCAGGTTATAAGTTTAGGGGACCCTCGCTTTTAATAGAAGACACATCAACAACATTTATACCCCCAGAGTATAAATGCAGAGTTGATGAGTGGGGAAACATAGTCGCAACGCTTTGATAACGGAATAAATTATGTGTGAGACAATAAAAAAATTAGAAGATTTGCTCTCAGAGATAGATTCGAGTGAAATTTCACAGGAAGCTGAATATGTCCACGCTGCTGTGATGATGGTTATAAAACAAACCAGCAATGACTACGAGATGCTTTTTATTAAAAGACCCGATGATGAGCGTGACCCTTTCTCAGGACACATGGCTTTTCCCGGGGGCAGAATGGAAACAGAGGATAAGACAAAGGATGAGACTGCAGTTAGGGAAACTATTGAGGAAGTGGGAATTGATATTGGTAGTAGCGGCAGAATACTAGGCTCACTAGACGACGTTATTCCAAATAATCCAAAAGC
Proteins encoded in this region:
- a CDS encoding hydantoinase/oxoprolinase family protein, translating into AGGGSIARIDSGGALKVGPESAGADPGPSCYGKGSEPTVTDANLVLGRIKPDAFLGGRMKLHPKKSHAAIKKLSRRLKLSVEEVAEGIIKVANANMERALRVISIGKGYDPRDFALLSFGGAGGLHACELAQAMEIKTIIFPKDPGVLSALGMLTADSFKDYSLTVFLNQNEATLKKLEHGYSALKQKAQADFPTQTLSYKLFLDLRYKRQSHEITVPYNKNFTAAFHKEHKKMYGYSKPKSEIEVITLRLRAISKSRKLNIPNLKSEKRKISPRKIKIIYDGKKLTVNEYMRDKLYSGYKFRGPSLLIEDTSTTFIPPEYKCRVDEWGNIVATL
- a CDS encoding CoA pyrophosphatase, whose protein sequence is MCETIKKLEDLLSEIDSSEISQEAEYVHAAVMMVIKQTSNDYEMLFIKRPDDERDPFSGHMAFPGGRMETEDKTKDETAVRETIEEVGIDIGSSGRILGSLDDVIPNNPKARNYIVTPYVSLLNEEVVMTLDPREVDKAIWIPVSHLTNEQNTEIRIRERGGRKVKDYVFYYEGYIIWGMTGRILHQFLSFSSHLF